The Erigeron canadensis isolate Cc75 chromosome 4, C_canadensis_v1, whole genome shotgun sequence genome window below encodes:
- the LOC122595375 gene encoding uncharacterized protein LOC122595375, producing the protein MASFAAASFLSSSSSSSNPFLSSSSSSSLCFRPNQSVPVVGFRKDFKTKSPHLLLVFSSPDGIRPLEGSDSLSKKSVLLKLIQEIEPLDVSLIQRDVPPTTVDAMKRTISGMLGLLPSDQFQVLIEALWKPLSKLLVNSLMTGYTLRNAEYRLCLERNFDTDEEITDKQTIEESKSQELQTLMHNNIVKNSPMGEDELHKSENTPEIPDLGQMTPEVQQYILKLQSRLFSVKKELHEVKRKNAALQMQQFVGEEKNELLDYLRSLQPEKVAELSEPTSADLKETIHSVVHGLLATLSPKMHSQAPHVSESTSIGTAEIGNDLVENTSIQFQPLISLSRDYLARLLFWCMLLGHYLRGLEYRVELMDLLALSSNVQNENSDGEHVL; encoded by the exons atggcATCTTTTGCAGCTGCTTCTTTTctatcatcttcttcttcttcttctaatccttttctttcatcatcatcatcatcatcactttgTTTTCGTCCCAATCAATCGGTTCCAGTTGTTGGTTTTCGAAAAGATTTCAAGACCAAATCACCCCACCTGCTTCTTGTTTTCTCTTCTCCTGATGGGATTAGGCCACTTGAAGGATCAGATTCACTTTcaaag AAGTCGGTGCTCTTGAAATTGATTCAAGAGATCGAGCCACTGGATGTAAGCCTCATCCAGAGAGATGTTCCACCTACTACTGTAGATGCCATGAAGAGGACTATATCTGGAATGTTGGGATTACTACCTTCAGATCAGTTTCAAGTTTTGATTGAAGCTTTATGGAAACCCCTTTCCAAGTTATTGGTTAATTCCTTGATGACAGG GTATACACTGAGGAATGCAGAATATAGGCTCTGTTTGGAGAGGAACTTTGATACTGATGAAGAAATTACTGATAAGCAGACAATTGAAGAGTCCAAGTCTCAAGAGTTACAAACGTTAATGCACAACAATATCGTAAAAAATTCACCTATGGGTGAAGATGAATTACATAAGTCTGAAAATACACCTGAGATTCCAGATCTTGGTCAAATGACCCCGGAAGTTcaacaatatattttaaagCTGCAATCCCGCTTGTTTTCTGTCAAAAAG GAACTCCATGAAGTAAAAAGGAAGAATGCAGCTCTTCAGATGCAACAGTTTGTCGGGGAAGAAAAGAATGAATTGCTGGACTACTTGAGATCTTTACAACCAGAAAAG GTTGCTGAGCTATCAGAGCCAACATCTGCAGACCTCAAAGAAACAATTCATTCAGTAGTTCACGGTCTTCTTGCTACTCTTTCGCCTAAAATGCATTCACAAGCTCCTCATGTATCCGAAAGCACCTCAATAGGAACTGCAGAAATTGGCAATGATCTTGTGGAGAACACTTCGATTCAATTTCAGCCCCTCATTTCTTTGAGTCGGGACTATTTGGCCCGTCTGTTGTTTTG GTGCATGCTGCTGGGACATTACCTTAGAGGGCTGGAATACCGAGTAGAACTTATGGACCTTCTAGCATTGTCAAGCAATGTACAGAACGAGAATTCTGATGGTGAACATGTGCTGTGA
- the LOC122596408 gene encoding thioredoxin domain-containing protein 9 homolog, whose translation MENKVQEIIEKQVLTVAKAVEDKIDDEIAALDKLDLDDIDALRERRLQQMKKMAEKRSKWVALGHGEYTEIFSEKDFFSIVKASDRVVCHFYRENWPCKVVDKHLSVLAKQHIETRFLKIQAEKSPFLAEKLKIVVLPTIALIKNAKVDDYVVGFNELGGTDDFSTEELEERIAKAQVIFFEGESSLKPSKTQARNVRHGSNSHGSDSE comes from the exons ATGGAGAACAAAGTCCAAGag ATAATAGAAAAACAAGTATTGACTGTAGCAAAAGCAGTAGAGGATAAGATAGATGATGAAATAGCGGCTTTAGATAAACTTGATTTAGACGACATTGATGCCTTAAGAGAAAGGAGGTTAcaacaaatgaaaaaaatggCCGAGAAGCGTAGCAAATGGGTGGCCCTTGGTCACGGAGAGTATACCGAAATCTTTTCCGAAAAGGATTTCTTTTCCATTGTAAAGGCTAGTGATCGTGTCGTTTGTCATTTTTATCGCGAAAACTGGCCCTGCAAG GTAGTGGACAAACACTTGAGCGTACTTGCCAAGCAGCATATTGAGACCCGATTTTTAAAGATTCAAGCAGAGAAAAGCCCATTCTTGGCCGAGAAGCTAAAGATTGTTGTTCTTCCAACAATTGCTCTCATAAAGAATGCCAAAGTAGATGACTATGTG GTGGGATTTAATGAGCTGGGTGGAACTGATGACTTTAGCACAGAAGAACTTGAGGAGAGAATAGCCAAAGCCCAAGTAATCTTTTTTGAAGGCGAATCATCTTTGAAACCATCAAAGACACAAGCAAGAAATGTTCGCCACGGTTCCAACTCTCATGGTTCTGATTCTGAGTAA
- the LOC122596777 gene encoding probable indole-3-acetic acid-amido synthetase GH3.1, whose amino-acid sequence MAVDALCSPLGPPACEKDAKALQFIEEMTRNADAVQENVLEEILTRNAETEYLGLYNLNGATDRDSFKSKIPMVTYEDLQPIINRIANGDRSPILSSHPISEFLTSSGTSAGERKLMPTIREELDRRQLLYSLLMPVMNLYMPGLDKGKGLYFLFVKSETKTPGGLMARPVLTSYYKSDHFKTRAFDPYNVYTSPNEAILCPDSFQSMYSQMLCGLYEREQVLRLGAIFASGLLRAIRFLQLNWKELAHDIRTGTLNSKISDSDIRRCMSQVIRPNLELADFIESECSKDDWERIITRIWPNTKYLEVIVTGAMAQYIPTLDYYSGGLPKVCTMYASSECYFGLNLNPMSKPSEVSYTIMPNMAYFEFLPHDPHSNSTTGATSDKLVDLVDVEVGKEYELVITTYAGLCRYRVGDILRVTGFHNSAPQFHFVRRKNVLLSIDSDKTDEAELQTAVENASTVLKKFNTSVVEYTSYADTKTIPGHYVIYWELLVKDSANSPTDETLEKCCLAMEESLNSVYRQGRVECNSIGPLEIRVVKNGTFEELMDYAISRGASINQYKVPRCVNFTPIMELLDSRVVSSHFSQSLPHWTPERRR is encoded by the exons aTGGCAGTTGATGCTTTATGCTCTCCATTGGGACCTCCAGCATGCGAAAAAGATGCCAAGGCACTTCAATTTATTGAAGAAATGACACGAAATGCTGATGCTGTTCAAGAAAATGTATTGGAAGAAATTTTAACTCGAAATGCCGAAACCGAATATCTTGGCTTATACAATCTTAATGGTGCTACTGATCGTGATTCTTTTAAGTCCAAGATTCCTATGGTTACTTATGAGGATCTTCAGCCTATTATTAACCGTATCGCAAATGGCGATCGCTCTCCAATTCTTTCGTCACACCCAATTTCTGAATTTCTCACCAG CTCGGGTACGTCAGCTGGTGAACGCAAACTAATGCCCACAATTCGCGAAGAGTTGGATCGACGCCAACTACTTTACAGCTTGCTAATGCCAGTTATGAATTT GTACATGCCTGGATTAGACAAAGGAAAGGGACTATACTTTTTGTTTGTCAAGTCGGAAACAAAGACTCCTGGTGGGCTAATGGCCCGACCCGTATTGACAAGTTACTACAAAAGTGATCATTTCAAGACACGGGCCTTTGACCCGTATAATGTGTACACCAGCCCGAATGAGGCTATTCTCTGCCCCGATTCTTTTCAAAGCATGTATTCTCAAATGCTTTGTGGGCTTTATGAGCGTGAACAAGTGCTTCGTCTTGGTGCAATTTTTGCTTCCGGTTTACTTCGTGCCATACGGTTCCTCCAGCTTAACTGGAAGGAACTTGCCCATGATATCCGAACCGGAACACTTAACTCAAAGATATCTGACTCGGATATCAGAAGGTGCATGTCACAAGTGATTAGACCCAACTTGGAGCTCGCGGATTTTATTGAATCCGAGTGCTCCAAAGATGATTGGGAAAGAATTATTACACGAATTTGGCCTAACACGAAATATCTAGAAGTGATCGTTACAGGGGCAATGGCACAGTACATTCCGACTCTTGATTATTATAGTGGCGGATTACCTAAAGTTTGCACCATGTATGCGTCATCCGAGTGTTACTTCGGGCTCAATCTTAACCCGATGTCAAAACCTTCTGAAGTTTCCTACACCATCATGCCTAACATGGCGTATTTTGAGTTTCTCCCACATGATCCCCACTCCAATTCCACCACTGGGGCGACCAGTGACAAACTGGTCGACCTAGTGGATGTAGAAGTAGGAAAGGAATACGAGTTAGTAATCACCACTTATGCAGGCCTGTGCCGGTACAGAGTGGGTGACATCCTAAGAGTCACCGGGTTCCACAACTCTGCCCCGCAGTTCCATTTTGTCAGAAGAAAAAATGTACTACTTAGTATCGACTCTGACAAAACAGATGAGGCAGAGTTACAAACCGCGGTAGAGAATGCTTCTACAGTTTTGAAGAAATTCAATACTAGTGTAGTGGAGTATACAAGCTACGCGGATACTAAAACAATCCCGGGCCATTATGTCATTTATTGGGAGCTACTAGTTAAAGACTCGGCTAATTCACCAACAGATGAAACTCTCGAAAAATGTTGCTTAGCAATGGAAGAGTCCTTGAATTCGGTCTATAGACAGGGTCGGGTCGAGTGCAATTCAATCGGGCCATTGGAGATCCGAGTAGTGAAAAATGGTACATTTGAAGAACTAATGGATTATGCAATATCTAGAGGTGCATCAATCAATCAATACAAAGTTCCAAGGTGTGTAAACTTCACACCAATCATGGAACTGCTTGACTCCAGAGTGGTGTCATCTCATTTTAGTCAAAGTTTGCCTCATTGGACACCCGAACGACGTCGTTGA